The DNA sequence GATTTCATCTGTTCCAGCAGTTGCCGTTCTTCCTGGATCGTCCAAGGTTTATAGCGGGTTTCTTTCCGTTGCATGCGAAGTGGTTCAACCCAACCTGGCTCAGGCGGAAGGGCATGACGTTCAATTTTTGAAAAGTCTACTTTTTCTTTGTAATCATAAGCCCATTCCCAGAAATCGTTTGTATCAACGAAGTAAAATGTTTTCTCTCTTTTCGTCTTTCGTTTTTGGTAAGGCAGGCCATAACGATCAGCCCAATGTTTTACTGTATTTCTATCAACGTTGAGAAGACGAGCTAATTCTCCCATTGTCATGAGGCCGACCTGATCGCGTGTATTGGCAATTCCCATTCTTTTCATCTTCAGCTCCACACTAATGACAGTCCTATTCAGCTTTTTTGCGATAGAATCAATACGCGTCATTCCTGCTTGCTGTGCCAAGTATGCTTCTTCTTCCCTCGTCCAATTTCTCCGCAATGTCATTACCTCCCCATTGATGCCTGATATTGACCCATTCCCGGAATTGTCAAGAAGTATGCGCTTACAAGTAAAGACAAATAAAAAGATGCTGTCGTTAAATACGACAGCATCTTTTTCGGTTAACTGACATGACGTGAAGGCTCTGTTT is a window from the Aciduricibacillus chroicocephali genome containing:
- a CDS encoding MerR family transcriptional regulator gives rise to the protein MRRNWTREEEAYLAQQAGMTRIDSIAKKLNRTVISVELKMKRMGIANTRDQVGLMTMGELARLLNVDRNTVKHWADRYGLPYQKRKTKREKTFYFVDTNDFWEWAYDYKEKVDFSKIERHALPPEPGWVEPLRMQRKETRYKPWTIQEERQLLEQMKSNKPLEDIAKSMNRSLTSVERKYYRIKNIRRIN